The following proteins come from a genomic window of Heyndrickxia acidicola:
- the sigI gene encoding RNA polymerase sigma factor SigI yields MKRVLNLLFQKDKKTLEEKALLVQSGQQKYLDSLLADYQPFVKKVVSSVCKRYIDQRDDEFSIGLIAFHEAILKYDRSKGGSLLAFAEVVIKRKVIDFLRSSSRYKDISIEQHTKEDDENGAGKSLENTISFNHYRIKKDEEKRKEEIIAFRMKLQNFGLIFEDLVEQAPKHDDARINAFKAAAVLVQDDSLKESLFQTKRLPMKDLEKKVEVSRKTLERNRKYIIAIAIILSGDFIYLKDYIKGRLD; encoded by the coding sequence GTGAAGCGAGTGCTGAATTTATTATTTCAAAAAGATAAAAAAACACTTGAAGAAAAAGCGCTGCTGGTTCAAAGCGGGCAGCAAAAATATTTAGATTCGTTATTAGCAGACTATCAGCCATTTGTGAAAAAAGTGGTTTCTTCTGTTTGTAAAAGATACATAGACCAGCGTGATGATGAATTTAGCATTGGCCTTATTGCTTTTCACGAAGCCATCCTTAAATATGACCGAAGCAAGGGCGGTTCCTTATTAGCGTTTGCAGAGGTTGTTATTAAACGGAAAGTCATTGATTTTCTCAGGAGCAGTTCAAGATATAAAGATATAAGCATTGAACAGCATACTAAAGAAGATGATGAAAATGGGGCAGGAAAGTCATTAGAAAATACAATATCCTTTAATCACTATCGTATCAAAAAAGATGAAGAGAAAAGAAAAGAAGAAATTATTGCTTTTCGAATGAAATTGCAAAATTTCGGATTAATCTTTGAAGATTTAGTGGAACAAGCTCCAAAGCATGATGATGCTCGTATAAACGCCTTTAAAGCTGCAGCGGTTTTAGTTCAGGATGATTCATTAAAAGAGTCTTTATTTCAAACGAAACGTCTGCCAATGAAAGATTTAGAAAAAAAGGTGGAAGTCAGCAGAAAGACTCTGGAACGAAATCGTAAATATATAATAGCTATTGCCATTATCCTTTCAGGAGACTTTATTTATTTAAAGGATTATATAAAAGGGCGGTTAGATTAA
- a CDS encoding anti-sigma factor domain-containing protein — protein MKKGVILEVKPKYLIMMTSEGEFLKGKKRNLDYDVGQEIIFNPYYSDWKQRLYVLSRSKAIVTTAAVILIAGLLLVPFAKGNKAYAYVTVDAKPSIELALNKNLDVLNAVSFNEEGKRVLRRADLKKNQNFTQAAEMILNGSRALGYLKNNQNIIISSVISQNDLSKLSQEINSLSHFVQKYQDHVLYEKGSSKDRKAAMQKGMTTGLYLWKRENKRKPVNASPSAVKGTKPNSHKPLQANEHTAYIPVINKAANEAKGIIEVQSKYPRRTPASKHMDGSTIGANYIRSKKSSPHLEHSIARRENGIINSQKQHGRRHDRNHWEGEMREEWSMHQNRKIVPFKHKEVHEYEKEHSFLHTFSVRKFKHS, from the coding sequence ATGAAAAAAGGGGTCATTTTAGAGGTCAAGCCAAAATATTTAATCATGATGACGAGTGAAGGGGAGTTTTTAAAAGGGAAAAAGAGAAACTTGGATTATGATGTAGGCCAGGAAATTATATTTAATCCGTATTACAGTGATTGGAAGCAGCGACTATATGTGTTATCCCGGAGTAAAGCCATTGTGACGACTGCTGCTGTTATTTTAATAGCAGGGCTGCTCCTCGTTCCTTTTGCAAAGGGAAACAAGGCATATGCCTATGTAACAGTTGATGCTAAACCAAGTATTGAACTGGCATTAAATAAAAATCTGGATGTATTGAATGCTGTATCTTTTAATGAGGAAGGCAAAAGAGTATTGAGAAGGGCAGATTTAAAGAAGAATCAAAACTTTACGCAGGCTGCAGAAATGATTCTTAACGGGAGCAGGGCTTTAGGCTACTTAAAGAATAACCAGAATATCATCATTTCATCTGTGATAAGCCAAAATGACTTATCTAAGCTTTCACAAGAAATAAATTCGCTCAGCCATTTTGTCCAAAAATATCAGGATCACGTCTTATATGAAAAAGGTTCCAGCAAAGACCGTAAAGCTGCAATGCAAAAAGGGATGACTACAGGACTTTATTTGTGGAAGAGGGAGAATAAAAGGAAACCAGTGAATGCATCTCCTTCTGCTGTGAAAGGAACAAAACCCAATTCTCATAAGCCCTTGCAAGCTAATGAGCATACTGCTTACATTCCTGTAATAAATAAAGCGGCTAATGAAGCAAAAGGGATTATAGAAGTACAGTCAAAATATCCAAGAAGAACACCTGCTTCTAAACATATGGATGGGAGCACCATCGGAGCCAACTACATAAGATCAAAAAAATCTTCTCCTCATCTCGAGCATTCTATAGCAAGGAGAGAGAATGGAATAATCAACTCTCAAAAACAGCATGGCAGGCGTCACGATAGGAATCATTGGGAGGGCGAAATGAGGGAAGAGTGGAGTATGCATCAAAATCGAAAAATTGTACCTTTTAAACATAAGGAAGTACATGAATATGAGAAAGAGCACTCCTTTTTACATACTTTCAGTGTCAGGAAATTTAAGCATTCATAA